The genomic window CGCTGACCTGGTTGCAGCGCTGGCGCACGGCGCGCTCGATCACCGCGTCGCCGACCGACTCGGCGTCCAGGCCGATGCGCTCCTTGAGCAGCTGGGCGAAGCGTGGGTCGCTCATGCCGGCGCATCCCCCGCGTCTTGCAGCAGGCGCGCTCGGGCTTCGTCGCTGAGCAGTTGATCGACGCTCACGCGCTGCAGCAGGCCGTGCTCGTCTTCCAGCACGGGGCCGAGGTAGCGGGCGCTGCCGTTGTCCAGCGCGTAGGCACGGAACGCCGCCGGATCCCGGCGCAGGGTGTGGGTTGCCTGTTCGAGGATCAGCCCGAGCCGCCGCTGCTGCCCCTCATCATCGGCGCGGTAACGCACCAGCACCAGGCGCGTGCTGGTACGCCGCAGCGCGCTGTGACCGAACGCCAGTTGGCTGAGATCGAGCACGGGTAGCAGCTCGCCACGGTGCGGGAACAATCCGGCAACCCAGGCGGGCGCTTCCGGCACGTGCTTGAGCACGGGCAATGGCAGCACCTGCAGGACGTCATCGACGTCCAGCGCGTAGCGGTCCGTCCCCAGGCGGAACTGCAGGTACAGCCTGCCCGCCGCGGCGTCAGACCTTGAAGCGGGAGACGCCATTGCGCAGTCCATTGGCCACGAGGTTCAGCTCATCGATGGCGAAGCTGGCCTGGCGCAGGGATTCCACCGTCTGCCCGGTGGCCTCGCCGAGCTGCACCAGCGCCTGGTTGATCTGCTCGGCGCCGGTGGCCTGGGCCTGCATGCCCTCGTTGACCATCTGCACGCGCGGCGCCAGGGCCTGCACCTGCTGGATGATCTGCGAGAGCTGCTCGCCGACCTGGCCGACTTCCGAGATGCCGCGGCGCACCTCCTCGGAGAACTTGTCCATGCCCATCACGCCGGCAGACACGGCGGACTGGATCTCGCGGACCATCTGTTCGATGTCGTAGGTGGCCACGGCGGTCTGGTCGGCCAGGCGACGCACCTCGGTGGCGACCACGGCGAAACCGCGGCCGTACTCGCCGGCCTTCTCCGCCTCGATGGCGGCATTGAGCGAGAGCAGGTTGGTCTGGTCGGCCACTTTCACGATGGTGGTGACCACCTGGTTGATGTTGCCGGCGCGCTCGTTGAGGATTGCCAGCTTCGCGTTGACCAGTTCGGCGGCGCCCATCACGTGGTGCATGGTCTCTTCCATGCGCGCCAGGCCCAGCTGGCCGGAGCCGGCCAGGGTGGAGGTCTGCTCGGCGGCCGAGGACACCTCGGTCATGGTGCGCACCAGGTCGCGGGAGGTGGCGGCGATTTCCCGCGAGGTGGCGCCGATCTCGGTGGTGGTGGCGGCGGTTTCGGTGGCGGTGGCCTGTTGCTGCTTGGACGTCGCGGCGATCTCGGTGACCGAGGTGGTGACCTGGATGGCCGAGCGCTGCGCCTGCGCGACCAGGGTCTTGAGCTCCTCGGCCATGCCGTTGAAGCCGGTTTCGATCACGGCGAACTCGTCGTTGCGCTCCATCGCCAGGCGCGTGGTGAAGTCGCCGCTGCCCATGACCTGCAGGCCCTTCACCACCTGGCGCACCGGCTCGGTGATGGCGCGCATCAGCAGCAGCCCGCAGACCGCCGCCACCAGCAGGGCGAGCAGCATCGACACCAGCATGATGATCTTGGCCCGGTGCACTTCGACGACGATGTCGGCCGCCGCCGTATCGGCGATTTGCTTGTTCAGGTCGATCAGTTCATTGAGTGTCCGGCGCCCGGCTTCCCAGGCGGGGTCGAGCTTGTCCACCACCATCTGGCGGCCCGCGGCGCGGTCCTTGGTGTACTGGTCCAGCACCTGCGCCAGCAGCTCTTCGTAGCCCTGCGCCTGCTGCTTGAAGCGGTCCATCAATTGCCGGTCGCGCGTCTCGTGGATGGTCAGTTCGTACTTGGCGATGCGGTCGAACAGCACGTCATGATTGGCGTTGAAGGCCTGGCGGTCCGTCGCGTCGAGCGCCTTCTCCTGGCTCAGCCCGACCAGCATGTGCACCATCAGGATGCTGTCGGTCCAGGCCGAGCGCACGGTGGTCAGGGCGTAGGTCCCCGGCATGGCGTCCCGGCTCACCCGGTCGGTGCTCTTCTCGATGTCCAGCAGCCGGATGTAGGAAATCACTACCATCAACAGCATGATCGCGATGACGACAGCAAAGCTGGCCAGGATGCGTTGGCGTAGAGTCCAGTTCTTCACAGCGTTCCCCAGAGATGGTCGAGACATGCTGACGAAAGTGCACTTGAAAGAGCTTAGGCTCGCAAATGCAAATTCCTACTAATTCCTCAGCAAGATACGACATATAGTATCTGGACAGAGGTGAAACTCGCCTCCTTATTCCAAATTTCCAGCACATTTTCCCGCCCCGGAACGCCGACGAAATCCGCCCATGCTGTCCCTCGCCCTGGCCGCCCACGCCGGCCTGTTCCTCTCGGCATTCGGCGCCGCCACCCTGCTGCCGCTGCAATCCGAAGCCGTGCTGGTCGCCCTGCTGCTGGGCGGCCACTACCCGCTGTGGTCCCTGCTGCTGGCCGCAAGCCTGGGCAACGTGCTCGGTTCGCTGGTGAACTGGCTGCTGGGGCGGGGGCTGGAGCGCTGGCGCGGCAGCCGCTGGTTCCCCGTGAGCGACGCGGCGCTGGCAAAGGCCCAGGGCCACTACCGGCGCTTCGGTAGCTGGTCGCTGCTGCTGAGCTGGGCGCCGGTGATCGGCGACCCGCTGACACTGATCGCCGGCGTCATGCGCGAGCCGCTGTGGCGCTTCCTGCTGCTGGTCACTCTCGCCAAGGTCGGCCGCTACGCCGTGCTGGCCTGGCTCACGCTCGCCTGACTCACGCTCGTCTGACCCACGCTCGTCTGAATAGTCCCCTCGTCAAAAGCGGACAGGTTTTTCCTCTGCTAGTCCTGTTTTGCCACTGCATCGAAAAAATGGCGCCAAGTAATATCAATGCGCCATCACCGTGCATGGCAGGGCCACAGGCCCCTCGACCGGATTTTAGAAAAAGGGAATTTCACGATGTTCAGAAGCATGAGTATTGGCCGCCGCGCGTCCCTGGGTTTCGCCGTCATGGGCCTGCTCCTGGTGTTCCTCGGGCTGTTCTCGCTGTACAAGCTCTCGACCTTGCGCGCCGCCTCCGAAGAGATCGACAGCAACTGGTTGCTGAGCATCAACCACATGAACCAGTTGTCCGGCGACATCGCCCGCATCCGCCTGGAGTCCATGCGCCTGCTTGTCAACCACGACAGCGCCGCCCGTGAGCGCAGCCTGGGCCTGATCGCCGAGGCGCGGCAGGACAAGGACAAGGTGCTCGCCGACTACCGCCGGCTGATCCTCAGTGCCGAGGAGCAACAGCACACCGATGAGCTGCGCCAGGCGCTGGACGGCTACCTCGGCTTCGTCGACCAGTTGCTGGAGAAGGTCCGCCAGTCCGACGACGACGGCGCGCTGCAACTGCTCAACGGCAGCATCGCCCAGCAGGGCGCCGAGCTGAACAAGCGCCTCACCGCGCTGATCGACCTCAACCGCAACGGCGCCGCCGCGGCCGCCGAGCGCGCCGTGGAGCAGTACCAGAGCGGCCGGCTGGTGGTCGGCGTGGTGCTGCTGCTGAGCGTCGGCCTGACCCTGCTGCTGGCCTGGCAACTCACCCGCAGCATCGTCGTACCGCTCAACCAGGCGGTACGCGTGGCGCAGACCATCGCCGGCGGCGACCTCAGCCAGCGCTTCAGCGTCGAAGGCCGGGATGAGCCGGCACAACTGCTCAATGCCCTGGCGGACATGCAGAACAGCCTGCGCGAGACCATCCGCGGCATCGGCAACTCGGCCAGCCAGCTCGCCTCGGCCGCCGAGGAAATGCACAGCGTGATGGAGGAAAGCAGCCGCGCCCTGCAGCAGCAGAGCGACCAGATCGAAATGGCCGCCACGGCCGTCAACCAGATGACCAGCGCGGTGGAGGAAGTCGCCAGCAATGCCGCGTCCACTTCCGCGGCCTCCCGCGAGGCGATCGACGCCGCGCGCACCGGCAGCGAGCGGGTGGACGAGACCTCCACTGCCATCGGCACCCTGGCCGGCGAAGTGGGCCAGGCCTCGCAGCAGGCCGAGGCGCTGGCGAACCAGGCGCAGGACATCGGCAAGGTGCTGGAGGTGATCCGCAGCGTCGCCGAACAGACCAACCTGCTGGCGCTCAATGCCGCCATCGAAGCCGCCCGCGCCGGCGAGGCCGGACGCGGCTTCGCGGTGGTGGCCGACGAAGTGCGTTCGCTGGCCCAACGCACCCAGAGTTCGACCCGCGAGATCGAGGAACTGGTTTCGGCGATCCAGAACGGCAGCGACCGCACCGTCGCCGCCCTGCTCAGCAGCACCGCCCATGCCGAGCGTACCGTCAGCCGCACCGGCGAGGCCGGCGCTTCGCTGCAGGTGATCCTCGAACGCATGTCGATGATCAACGAGCGCAACCTGGTGATCGCCAGCGCGACGGAAGAACAGGCCCAGGTCGCCCGCGAGGTGGACCGCAACCTGCTGACCATCCGCGACCTGGCGACCCAGACCTCGGCCGGCGCCACCCAGACCAGCGCGGCGAGCCAGGAGTTGTCGCGCCTGGCCGTGGACCTGAACGGAATGGTGGCGCGCTTCGTGGTCTGAAAGGCTGATTCCTAGGCCGATTTCGCCAACTGAGTAGCGAATTTGGACATGGCGATAGGGAATTTTTCCGGCATTTTCCTATCCAATGGCCATCATGGAATGCCACAGGGTGGATAGATGAAACTGTTGAAATTGTCGGCCGTGCTGGCCTCCGCCGCGCTGCTGAGCGCCTGCGGAGGCAACCAGGCCAAGGTCTGCGGCTCGGACGACGTGAAGAACCAGCTGGTGAAGATCTTCCTGTCGGGCGCCCTCTCCAGCCAGTCCGACGCCCTGAGCAAGGCCGAACTGAAGGATGTGGCGATCATCGACAAGGACCCGGACAGCGGCGTGCTGGAATGCGTCGGCACCTTGACCGTGCCGGTGGTTGGCCAGGTCGCCTCGGGCACTCTGAAGTACCAGATCGCGCCTGCGGCCAAGTCCGAGCACGACTACCTGCTGCTGCTCGCCGACGGCCCGCTGGCGAACGCCTTCGCCAAGCGCATCGAAGGGATGATCCCGCAGCAGTGAGGGTTATCCACAGGCAATGAAGAACCGGCCCATGTGGCCGGTTTTTTATTGGGCGATCCAGGAACCACCCTGTAGGAGCGGGCCATGCCCGCGATCCGCCGGCTGGGCCGGCGCCTGTCCTGATGCTGATCGTGCAGGT from Pseudomonas sp. GCEP-101 includes these protein-coding regions:
- a CDS encoding chemotaxis protein CheW, with translation MASPASRSDAAAGRLYLQFRLGTDRYALDVDDVLQVLPLPVLKHVPEAPAWVAGLFPHRGELLPVLDLSQLAFGHSALRRTSTRLVLVRYRADDEGQQRRLGLILEQATHTLRRDPAAFRAYALDNGSARYLGPVLEDEHGLLQRVSVDQLLSDEARARLLQDAGDAPA
- a CDS encoding methyl-accepting chemotaxis protein: MKNWTLRQRILASFAVVIAIMLLMVVISYIRLLDIEKSTDRVSRDAMPGTYALTTVRSAWTDSILMVHMLVGLSQEKALDATDRQAFNANHDVLFDRIAKYELTIHETRDRQLMDRFKQQAQGYEELLAQVLDQYTKDRAAGRQMVVDKLDPAWEAGRRTLNELIDLNKQIADTAAADIVVEVHRAKIIMLVSMLLALLVAAVCGLLLMRAITEPVRQVVKGLQVMGSGDFTTRLAMERNDEFAVIETGFNGMAEELKTLVAQAQRSAIQVTTSVTEIAATSKQQQATATETAATTTEIGATSREIAATSRDLVRTMTEVSSAAEQTSTLAGSGQLGLARMEETMHHVMGAAELVNAKLAILNERAGNINQVVTTIVKVADQTNLLSLNAAIEAEKAGEYGRGFAVVATEVRRLADQTAVATYDIEQMVREIQSAVSAGVMGMDKFSEEVRRGISEVGQVGEQLSQIIQQVQALAPRVQMVNEGMQAQATGAEQINQALVQLGEATGQTVESLRQASFAIDELNLVANGLRNGVSRFKV
- a CDS encoding YqaA family protein, which codes for MLSLALAAHAGLFLSAFGAATLLPLQSEAVLVALLLGGHYPLWSLLLAASLGNVLGSLVNWLLGRGLERWRGSRWFPVSDAALAKAQGHYRRFGSWSLLLSWAPVIGDPLTLIAGVMREPLWRFLLLVTLAKVGRYAVLAWLTLA
- a CDS encoding methyl-accepting chemotaxis protein, yielding MFRSMSIGRRASLGFAVMGLLLVFLGLFSLYKLSTLRAASEEIDSNWLLSINHMNQLSGDIARIRLESMRLLVNHDSAARERSLGLIAEARQDKDKVLADYRRLILSAEEQQHTDELRQALDGYLGFVDQLLEKVRQSDDDGALQLLNGSIAQQGAELNKRLTALIDLNRNGAAAAAERAVEQYQSGRLVVGVVLLLSVGLTLLLAWQLTRSIVVPLNQAVRVAQTIAGGDLSQRFSVEGRDEPAQLLNALADMQNSLRETIRGIGNSASQLASAAEEMHSVMEESSRALQQQSDQIEMAATAVNQMTSAVEEVASNAASTSAASREAIDAARTGSERVDETSTAIGTLAGEVGQASQQAEALANQAQDIGKVLEVIRSVAEQTNLLALNAAIEAARAGEAGRGFAVVADEVRSLAQRTQSSTREIEELVSAIQNGSDRTVAALLSSTAHAERTVSRTGEAGASLQVILERMSMINERNLVIASATEEQAQVAREVDRNLLTIRDLATQTSAGATQTSAASQELSRLAVDLNGMVARFVV